A DNA window from Anoplolepis gracilipes chromosome 13, ASM4749672v1, whole genome shotgun sequence contains the following coding sequences:
- the LOC140672382 gene encoding sodium- and chloride-dependent GABA transporter 1, producing the protein MAEKMYYWGEEKDQVDPDQTFIEFKAKSVGTDKRREPSRTVPKMTVSSPQGKMTEIGNREEDAERGGWDNKLDFLFSCISVSVGLGNVWRFPYLCYKNGGGAFLITYGIAMLFCGIPIFFQEVAIGQYLGAGGMSLVGQLCPLLQGVGYATMTIVFFLDVYYCIIISWTLFYLISTFVNLPKVPWSGCGNWWNTDDCFDAEDSKNTHGRINCSKITSAENTTCHHTTPVEEYWDQRVLGITSGIETIGNIQWELLGCLIVGWLLVYFIIRRGLHQSGKIIWFSALFPYVVLFILLGRAVTLEGSYDGLLYYVTPRWEELRNPGPWIDGATQIFFAYSIGTGALPALGSYNKFHHNCYRDAIITCVVNTLTCLLAGCVTFSILGHIALEQQTQVSEVVKSGPGLVFLTYPEVVLKLPGASLWAIIFFVMLLILGIDSEFCIVESFITGMVDYWPDTLRPHRIKFTIAICLIMFVLGVPMVTNGGIYIFQLMDFYSASGMSILWVCFFQTIAISWIFGAKKFCDCVHQMMGIRLNKFWYICWVLFAPVIMLFIFVFQIVQYKPLKYGSSYEYPTWAEIVGVCLSLSSMIWIPGYALYYVIITPGSFKENIQKGLQPNIKSHAKLPKGEKSAVIPMSESSAGLITKNNSFLSQT; encoded by the exons ATGGCGGAGAAAATGTACTACTGGGGCGAGGAGAAGGATCAGGTCGACCCCGATCAGACCTTCATAGAGTTCAAGGCTAAATCGGTGGGGACGGACAAGAGACGCGAACCGTCCCGCACTGTGCCCAAGATGACAGTATCATCGCCGCAGGGTAAAATGACTGAGATCGGTAATAGGGAGGAAGATGCCGAACGCGGCGGATGGGACAATAAACTTGACTTCCTGTTTTCTTGTATAAGTGTCTCCGTCGGGTTGGGGAATGTTTGGCGATTTCCCTATCTTTGCTATAAAAATGGCGGCG gTGCTTTCCTAATCACCTATGGTATCGCGATGCTGTTTTGCGGAATCcctatattttttcaagaagTCGCTATTGGACAATATCTTGGAGCTGGTGGAATGTCGCTTGTTGGACAATTATGTCCTCTTTTAcaag GTGTGGGATATGCTACGATGACTATTGTATTCTTCCTCgatgtatattattgcataattatttcttgGACACTCTTTTACCTAATAAGCACATTCGTGAATTTACCAAAAGTACCTTGGAGTGGATGCG gaaaTTGGTGGAACACGGATGATTGTTTCGATGCTGAAGATAGCAAAAACACACATGGACGAATAAACTGTTCTAAAATAACATCTGCCGAAAATACTACCTGCCATCATACTACGCCGGTAGAAGAATACTGGGA TCAGCGAGTGCTTGGCATCACGTCCGGTATCGAGACTATCGGAAATATCCAGTGGGAGCTGCTAGGCTGCCTGATTGTCGGCTGGTTGCTGGTTTACTTTATCATCCGGCGTGGTCTACATCAGAGCGGTAAGATCATCTGGTTTTCAGCCTTGTTCCCGTACGTGGTGCTTTTCATTCTTTTGGGAAGAGCGGTGACGTTGGAGGGCTCGTACGACGGTTTGCTTTACTACGTGACGCCGCGATGGGAGGAATTGCGCAATCCCGGACCTTGGATAGACGGTGCTACCCAGATCTTCTTCGCGTACAGTATCGGTACCGGTGCCCTGCCCGCCCTAGGCTCGTACAACAAGTTCCATCACAATTGTTATAG AGACGCAATAATCACTTGCGTAGTCAATACCCTGACGTGTCTTCTGGCCGGTTGCGTAACATTTTCGATACTGGGTCACATCGCCCTGGAACAGCAAACGCAGGTGTCCGAGGTCGTCAAGAGCGGGCCTGGTCTTGTGTTCCTCACGTATCCCGAGGTCGTTCTGAAGCTACCCGGTGCTTCGTTGTGGGCCATTATATTCTTCGTGATGCTGCTT ATACTCGGCATCGACAGTGAATTTTGCATCGTGGAATCTTTCATAACCGGTATGGTCGACTACTGGCCGGATACACTTCGACCTCATAGGATCAAGTTTACCATCGCTATCTGTTTGATAATGTTCGTTCTGGGAGTTCCAATGGTCACGAAC GgtggaatttatattttccaacTGATGGACTTCTACTCCGCGAGCGGTATGTCCATTTTATGGGTGTGTTTCTTCCAAACGATCGCGATATCATGGATTTTCGGAGCAAAGAAATTTTGCGATTGCGTGCATCAAATGATGGGCATTCGTTTGAATAAATTCTGGTACATATGCTGGGTTCTATTTGCGCCGGTGATCATGCTC TTCATCTTTGTATTTCAAATCGTGCAATATAAACCACTCAAATATGGCAGCAGCTACGAGTATCCGACGTGGGCGGAAATAGTGGGAGTATGCTTGAGTCTTTCATCTATGATATGGATTCCAGGTTATGCgttgtattatgtaataattacgcCAGGATCGTTTAAAGAG aatatccaGAAGGGTCTGCAACCGAATATAAAATCGCATGCAAAATTACCGAAAGGTGAGAAGTCGGCCGTGATACCTATGTCAGAGAGCAGCGCAGGgttaattacgaaaaataatagCTTTCTGAGTCAAACATGA
- the LOC140672584 gene encoding uncharacterized protein — translation MSCLSALDSQLATLLSVPDEILFLRHRVFREYAKIAVGPDFIHTLPSFVIVAAALLVLWKNPPSSARFMEFIGVTLVYKGFQVSVSWLMVTALLWLWLVLQRILYCSVWHYWSYEIEHRDISYPWWRRVWSSYYPTPIQPPMLSACFISWIMAMSIAIIALGCAINIDRLETFIKKTLSKLWDALVVIMSYVEWSQIRTQQILISSEANAAADDSEIGSVCDDGCLEISADANAARGDVHPISYGTNWMPPPNFSMFKDAQRKISSKSFHTVTGMNDVQDPDKFAAKQFRHRRGCHTVIPGNSSEQSSGC, via the exons ATGTCCTGCCTGAGTGCGTTGGACTCGCAGTTAGCAACCCTGCTTTCGGTGCCTGACGAGATCCTGTTTCTGCGACACAGGGTGTTCCGCGAATACGCTAAAATCGCAGTCGGACCGGACTTTATTCACACGCTACCGTCCTTCGTAATCGTGGCAGCCGCGCTGCTCGTCCTTTGGAAGAATCCCCCGTCCTCCGCACGATTCATGGAGTTTATAGGCGTAACCCTCGTTTATAAAGGTTTTCAG GTGTCAGTCAGTTGGCTCATGGTTACAGCGCTTTTATGGTTATGGCTGGTCCTTCAAAGGATACTCTATTGCAGCGTCTGGCATTATTGGAGTTAC GAAATTGAACACCGAGATATTTCGTATCCTTGGTGGCGACGTGTCTGGTCCTCGTATTATCCTACACCTATACAGCCGCCTATGCTGTCGGCCTGTTTTATTAGTTGGATCATGGCGATGTCGATCGCGATAATCGCGCTAGGATGCGCGATAAATATCGATCGTTTAGaaactttcattaaaaaaactttaagtaAACTTTGGGATGCTCTTGTGGTGATAATGTCTTACGTAGAATGGTCACAAATCAG AACGCAACAAATACTTATAAGTTCCGAGGCAAATGCAGCAGCGGATGACAGTGAAATAGGCTCAGTTTGTGACGACGGTTGCTTAGAAATATCGGCTGATGCGAATGCGGCACGAGGAGATGTACATCCAATCTCTTATGGAACGAATTGGATGCCACCGCCGAATTTTTCTATGTTCAAGGACGCGCAGCGAAAAATATCTTCAAAATCCTTTCACACAGTAACGGGCATGAATGATGTTcag GATCCCGACAAATTCGCGGCCAAGCAATTCCGACACCGACGTGGCTGTCACACAGTGATACCGGGTAATTCCAGCGAGCAATCGAGTGGATGTTAA